Proteins from a single region of Syntrophales bacterium:
- a CDS encoding DUF47 family protein yields the protein MIFIPKEEKFFDHFEDLADKIEEGGRLFMEIVENYDHSEGKIARMKEIEHEADKITHLIYEKMHKTFLTPLDREDIYALANKMDSILDLIEAAAARMYLYKVKTTSREIRELGIIVNNSIALVKMIVHALRNKKNAEMIMKACVEINTLENEGDYILRQAMARLFEQEGDVFELIKWKEILERVEESIDTCEDVSNIVEGIVLKHG from the coding sequence ATGATTTTCATTCCGAAAGAGGAGAAGTTTTTCGATCACTTCGAGGATCTTGCCGACAAGATCGAAGAAGGCGGACGCCTCTTCATGGAGATCGTGGAAAACTACGATCACTCCGAGGGGAAGATCGCCCGCATGAAGGAGATCGAGCACGAGGCGGACAAGATCACCCACCTGATCTACGAAAAGATGCACAAGACCTTCCTGACCCCGCTGGACCGGGAAGATATCTACGCCCTGGCCAACAAGATGGACAGCATCCTCGACCTGATCGAGGCCGCCGCGGCGAGGATGTACCTCTACAAGGTCAAGACCACCTCGCGGGAGATTCGGGAGCTCGGCATCATCGTCAACAACTCCATCGCCCTGGTCAAAATGATCGTCCACGCCCTTCGCAACAAGAAGAACGCCGAGATGATCATGAAGGCCTGCGTGGAAATCAACACCCTGGAGAACGAGGGAGACTACATCCTTCGGCAGGCCATGGCCCGCCTGTTCGAGCAGGAGGGGGATGTGTTCGAGCTGATCAAGTGGAAAGAGATTCTCGAGCGTGTCGAAGAGTCCATCGATACCTGCGAGGACGTTTCCAACATTGTGGAAGGCATCGTCCTGAAACATGGTTAG
- a CDS encoding S24 family peptidase yields the protein MDERRTTETTAPAGPGRVLPLAGEVRAGFPSPAEEELRDILSFDEYLVPFPDASFLVQARDDSMTGEGIRKGDLVIIERGRVPRHGDVVLAEADGAWLLRYFCRERGCVVLRTADPTDSPVVPHSELRLGGVVTAVVRKYHK from the coding sequence ATGGACGAGAGACGAACCACCGAGACGACAGCCCCCGCCGGCCCCGGCCGGGTGCTGCCCCTGGCGGGAGAGGTCCGGGCCGGGTTTCCCTCCCCGGCGGAGGAGGAGCTTCGGGACATCCTCTCCTTCGACGAGTATCTCGTGCCCTTCCCCGACGCGTCCTTCCTCGTGCAGGCCAGGGACGACTCCATGACCGGCGAGGGGATCCGGAAGGGGGATCTTGTCATCATCGAGCGGGGGCGGGTTCCGAGGCACGGCGACGTCGTCCTGGCGGAGGCGGACGGGGCGTGGCTCCTCCGGTACTTCTGCCGGGAGAGGGGGTGCGTCGTCCTCCGGACGGCCGACCCGACGGATTCCCCCGTCGTCCCGCATTCGGAGCTGCGCCTCGGCGGCGTGGTGACGGCGGTGGTCCGCAAATATCACAAGTAA
- a CDS encoding DNA polymerase IV, producing MAPPGGRTDDILFSLSSWPRAILHVDGDAFFTSCEEAIHPELRGKPLITGGERGIVACASYAAKRIGIKRGVSLPEAKRICPGLIVLPSDYETYSLFSRRMFNIIRRYTPDVEEYSIDEAFADLTGMRRALRASYETIADRIRREIIKELGITVSAGLSLTKVLAKAASKHRKPDGFTVIPGRAIASYLQDLPVGKLWGIGPATTNYLNKMGVRTALEFARLPEETVKRRLTKPGVEIWREIRGESVYSVTAEEKSTYFSISKTKTFAPPSADPDYLFAQLLRNLESACIKARRYDLAPRSLVLFLKRQNFSLAAAEVRLTRPSSYPLELSEVLRDAFGGLRERHVLYRATGVILLDLMPDAQVQYSLFEDALRAERVERLYEAADAVGAKYGKHALHLGGSHLIEERGKGKRGTPTVREQTVLYGETRRRHLPLPIFHGEMDGPPGAGEE from the coding sequence GTGGCACCCCCCGGCGGCAGGACCGACGACATCCTTTTCAGCCTCTCCTCGTGGCCCCGGGCGATCCTCCACGTCGACGGGGACGCCTTCTTCACCTCCTGCGAGGAGGCCATCCACCCGGAGCTGCGCGGGAAGCCCCTCATCACCGGGGGCGAGCGGGGCATCGTGGCCTGCGCCAGCTACGCCGCCAAGCGGATCGGGATCAAGCGGGGCGTCTCCCTCCCGGAGGCGAAGCGGATCTGCCCGGGGCTGATCGTCCTCCCTTCGGACTACGAGACCTACAGCCTCTTCTCCCGCCGGATGTTCAACATCATCCGGCGCTACACCCCCGACGTGGAAGAGTACTCCATCGACGAGGCCTTCGCCGACCTCACGGGCATGCGCCGGGCCCTCCGGGCCTCCTACGAAACCATCGCGGACCGGATCCGCAGGGAGATCATCAAGGAGCTGGGGATCACCGTCTCCGCGGGGCTCAGCCTCACGAAGGTCCTCGCCAAGGCGGCCTCGAAGCACCGGAAGCCCGACGGGTTCACCGTCATCCCCGGCCGGGCCATCGCCTCCTATCTCCAGGACCTGCCGGTGGGGAAGCTCTGGGGCATCGGCCCCGCCACCACGAACTACCTGAACAAGATGGGGGTCCGGACGGCCCTGGAGTTCGCCCGCCTCCCCGAGGAGACGGTGAAGCGGCGCCTCACCAAGCCGGGCGTCGAGATCTGGCGGGAGATCCGGGGTGAGTCGGTCTATTCCGTCACGGCGGAGGAGAAGAGCACCTACTTCTCCATCAGCAAGACGAAGACCTTCGCCCCGCCCTCAGCGGACCCGGACTACCTCTTCGCCCAACTCCTCCGGAACCTCGAGTCGGCCTGCATCAAGGCCCGGCGCTACGACCTGGCGCCCCGGAGCCTCGTCCTCTTCCTCAAGCGGCAGAACTTCTCCCTCGCCGCCGCGGAGGTGCGCCTCACCCGCCCGTCCTCCTATCCCCTGGAGCTGTCGGAAGTCCTCCGGGACGCCTTCGGCGGCCTGCGGGAGCGCCACGTCCTCTACCGGGCCACGGGCGTCATCCTCCTGGACCTCATGCCGGACGCCCAGGTCCAGTACTCCCTTTTCGAGGACGCCCTCCGGGCGGAGCGGGTCGAGCGGCTCTACGAGGCGGCCGATGCGGTGGGGGCGAAATACGGCAAGCACGCCCTCCACCTGGGAGGCTCCCACCTCATCGAGGAGCGGGGCAAGGGAAAGCGGGGCACCCCCACCGTCCGGGAACAGACGGTCCTCTACGGCGAGACCCGCCGGAGGCACCTGCCCCTGCCGATCTTCCACGGGGAGATGGACGGACCTCCGGGAGCCGGAGAGGAATGA
- a CDS encoding glycerol-3-phosphate dehydrogenase/oxidase, whose amino-acid sequence MDGFAGRDRIWSKLGRPWDILIVGGGITGAGLLREAVRLGLQALLVEQKDFAWGTSSRSSKLVHGGLRYLKEGDLLLTRTAVQERQELMAEGPGLVDPLGFLLSVYKGNSPGRLLYGIGLSVYDLLALRWDHTYHPPEEFQMLAPHISREGLRGGFCYGDAQTDDARLVLRVLLEAEEAGGKVLNYTSAEDLLFEEDPSSGRRTVAGAVLQDLAGNRRAEVRARVVVNATGAWADFLRSRVHAPPRMRPLRGSHLIFPSWRIPVAQALCFIHPADGRPVFIFPWEGITLVGTTDVDHLENLQEEPAISPDETSYLMAAVEAQFPGLDLKLEDVISSFAGVRPVIGTGKADPSQESRDHVVWEEEGLLTVTGGKLTTFRVIAHDVLRAIRSRLPEDAARRLGTIEDSPALNPVSMDILEDSGLEAEVQRRIVGRYGAVAPLLIAAAKEGEREIIPGTNTLWAELRWACRMEGVVHLDDLLLRRVRIGLLLPCGGAEILERTGRICREELGWDDARWEKEERDYLETWRRCYSLPPREEIPDWKEFLEKAVRERAERRRIRRRRRIRKAIIAGIIVGTVAGMAACYFHGKRERDEEAD is encoded by the coding sequence ATGGATGGATTTGCCGGAAGAGACAGGATCTGGTCGAAGCTGGGCCGTCCCTGGGACATCCTGATCGTCGGCGGCGGCATCACCGGTGCCGGGCTCCTCCGCGAGGCCGTCCGGCTGGGCCTGCAGGCCCTCCTGGTGGAGCAGAAAGATTTTGCCTGGGGGACGTCGAGCCGCTCGTCCAAGCTTGTCCATGGCGGACTCCGATACCTGAAGGAAGGCGACCTGCTCCTGACACGCACCGCCGTCCAGGAGCGGCAGGAGCTCATGGCGGAAGGGCCGGGGCTTGTCGATCCCCTCGGGTTCCTCCTGTCCGTCTACAAAGGCAATTCCCCCGGGCGGCTCCTGTACGGCATCGGACTGTCCGTCTACGACCTCCTGGCCCTGCGCTGGGACCACACCTATCACCCGCCCGAGGAATTCCAGATGCTGGCTCCGCATATCAGCCGGGAAGGACTCCGTGGAGGCTTCTGTTACGGGGACGCCCAGACGGACGACGCCCGCCTGGTCCTGCGGGTTCTCCTCGAGGCCGAGGAGGCCGGGGGCAAGGTCCTCAATTATACATCGGCCGAAGATCTCCTCTTCGAGGAGGACCCGTCATCGGGCCGGCGGACCGTCGCCGGTGCGGTTCTCCAGGACCTGGCGGGAAACCGCCGGGCAGAGGTGCGGGCCCGGGTCGTCGTGAACGCCACGGGAGCCTGGGCGGACTTCCTCCGGTCCAGGGTCCACGCCCCGCCCCGGATGCGTCCGCTCCGGGGCAGCCACCTGATCTTTCCCTCCTGGAGGATCCCCGTGGCCCAGGCCCTCTGCTTCATCCATCCGGCCGACGGCCGGCCGGTCTTCATTTTCCCATGGGAAGGGATCACCCTCGTGGGAACGACCGACGTGGACCACCTCGAAAACCTTCAGGAAGAGCCCGCCATCTCGCCGGATGAAACGTCGTACCTGATGGCCGCCGTGGAGGCCCAGTTTCCCGGGCTGGACCTGAAGCTGGAGGACGTCATCTCCTCCTTCGCCGGCGTCCGCCCTGTCATCGGCACGGGAAAGGCGGATCCGTCGCAGGAATCCCGGGATCACGTCGTCTGGGAGGAGGAGGGGCTCCTGACGGTGACCGGGGGAAAGCTCACCACGTTCCGGGTGATCGCCCATGACGTCCTCCGGGCAATCCGCTCCCGGCTGCCGGAGGACGCGGCGCGCCGCCTGGGCACGATCGAGGATTCGCCGGCCCTGAATCCCGTCTCCATGGACATCCTGGAGGACTCGGGACTCGAAGCGGAGGTGCAGCGGCGGATCGTCGGCCGGTACGGGGCCGTGGCGCCCCTCCTGATCGCGGCCGCGAAGGAGGGGGAACGGGAAATCATTCCCGGGACGAACACCCTGTGGGCCGAGTTGCGGTGGGCCTGCCGGATGGAAGGCGTGGTGCACCTGGACGACCTCCTGCTCCGCCGCGTCCGCATCGGGCTTCTCCTGCCCTGTGGCGGGGCGGAAATCCTGGAGCGGACCGGCCGGATCTGCCGGGAGGAACTGGGGTGGGACGACGCCCGCTGGGAGAAGGAAGAAAGGGACTACCTGGAGACCTGGAGGCGCTGTTACAGCCTGCCGCCACGGGAGGAGATCCCCGACTGGAAAGAGTTCCTGGAAAAGGCCGTTCGGGAACGCGCCGAACGGAGGCGGATCCGGCGCCGCCGAAGGATCCGCAAGGCCATCATCGCCGGGATCATTGTCGGGACCGTGGCGGGCATGGCGGCCTGCTACTTCCACGGGAAACGGGAGCGCGACGAAGAAGCGGACTGA
- a CDS encoding long-chain fatty acid--CoA ligase produces MDFTFKNLRDMIETQAARFGDKAVIRFLDEDVTYRQLDERSSLIANGLRKLGIRKGDRVCLLMDNGPEFYYVYFGIIKLGAIAGPVNCWWQTGEIQYLLNDSGAAALFVDAPYRVHSDRVREETPALKHMIARGFEAEGYLSFDDLLTGDSRLEEIPIGWDDISTIVYTSGTTGNPKGVLLSHGNILTNSWQASKLADISEREVVMCFLPLFHVNGLVITGTAPMAVGAQIVLRKNFSASDFWDTVAQYRVNIFSGVPTVYQILLNTPGSEKVDVSSLRYGVCGAAPMPVEAIRRFEEMFNMIIVEGYGLTEGTAGATANPINGVRKIGSIGIPFEESEIRLVDDDDREVPQGEVGEITIRGGHVMKGYFNKPEETAQTLRGGWLHTGDMAYRDEDGYLFIVDRKKEMIIRGGENIYPKELEGILFTHPKILEASVVGVPDPIYGEEVMACVVVRPGETLGEEELRDWCRQNMASYKVPRYIDFRDSLPKNIIGKVLKKELRGVLQKEGKIR; encoded by the coding sequence ATGGATTTCACGTTCAAGAACCTGCGTGACATGATCGAGACACAGGCTGCTCGATTCGGCGACAAGGCTGTGATCCGGTTCCTCGACGAGGATGTGACCTACCGCCAGTTGGACGAGCGGAGCAGCCTCATTGCGAACGGCCTCCGGAAATTGGGGATCCGGAAGGGAGACCGGGTGTGCCTCCTCATGGACAACGGCCCTGAATTCTACTACGTCTATTTCGGGATCATCAAGCTCGGCGCCATTGCCGGCCCCGTCAACTGCTGGTGGCAGACCGGCGAGATCCAATACCTGCTCAACGATTCCGGTGCCGCGGCCCTGTTCGTCGACGCCCCCTACCGGGTCCACTCGGATCGGGTCCGTGAAGAGACCCCTGCCCTGAAGCACATGATCGCCCGGGGGTTCGAGGCGGAGGGATACCTGTCCTTCGACGATCTCCTGACGGGCGACAGCCGCCTGGAAGAAATCCCCATCGGCTGGGACGACATCTCCACCATCGTCTACACGTCCGGCACCACGGGCAACCCCAAGGGAGTTCTCCTTTCCCACGGCAACATCCTGACCAACTCCTGGCAGGCCTCGAAGCTCGCCGACATCAGCGAGCGGGAAGTGGTCATGTGCTTCCTGCCCCTGTTCCACGTCAACGGCCTCGTCATCACCGGCACGGCCCCCATGGCCGTGGGCGCCCAGATCGTCCTCCGAAAGAATTTCTCCGCCTCCGACTTCTGGGACACCGTCGCCCAATACCGGGTCAACATCTTCAGCGGCGTCCCCACGGTCTACCAGATCCTCCTGAACACCCCCGGAAGCGAAAAGGTCGATGTCAGCTCGCTGCGCTACGGCGTCTGCGGCGCCGCCCCGATGCCCGTGGAGGCGATCCGCCGGTTCGAGGAAATGTTCAACATGATCATCGTCGAGGGCTACGGCCTCACGGAGGGAACCGCCGGGGCCACGGCCAACCCCATCAACGGCGTCCGGAAGATCGGCTCCATCGGGATCCCCTTCGAGGAGAGCGAGATCCGGCTGGTCGACGACGACGACCGGGAGGTCCCCCAGGGCGAGGTCGGGGAGATCACCATCCGCGGCGGTCACGTCATGAAGGGGTATTTCAACAAGCCCGAAGAGACCGCCCAGACCCTCCGCGGCGGCTGGCTCCACACAGGGGACATGGCCTACCGGGACGAGGACGGCTATCTCTTCATCGTGGACCGGAAGAAGGAAATGATCATCCGGGGCGGTGAAAACATCTACCCCAAGGAGCTGGAGGGCATCCTCTTCACCCACCCGAAGATTCTCGAGGCCTCCGTCGTCGGGGTCCCCGACCCGATCTACGGGGAGGAGGTCATGGCCTGCGTCGTGGTCCGCCCCGGCGAGACCCTCGGCGAAGAGGAGCTGCGGGACTGGTGCCGGCAGAACATGGCCTCCTACAAGGTGCCGCGGTACATCGACTTCCGGGACTCCCTGCCGAAGAACATCATCGGCAAAGTCCTCAAGAAGGAGCTTCGCGGTGTCCTCCAGAAGGAAGGAAAGATCCGGTAA
- a CDS encoding inorganic phosphate transporter → MVSASLAMVVFIILIALVFDFINGFHDAANSISCVVSTRVLSPRYAVYWAALFNFLAAFMVGAPVAKTIGTGIVNPVIIDNTLILSALGGAIVWNLITWWFGLPSSSSHALIGGLIGAGVVKGGVAFLVWEGIIKTASFIVLSPTIGLVLGFVYMALVLNLTRKFSASQTDTVFRKLQLVSAAVHSLGHGMNDAQKTMGIIAIVLFSGGYLGTTFYIPFWIVLLCNFTIALGTMAGGWRIVKTMGTRITKLRPIGGFSAETAAASSLIGATIFGIPVSTTHTITGAIMGVGATRRLSAVRWGVAGNILWAWILTIPVSALISAACFLLLDQIF, encoded by the coding sequence ATGGTTAGCGCTTCATTGGCGATGGTGGTCTTCATCATCCTCATCGCCCTCGTCTTCGACTTCATCAACGGCTTTCACGACGCCGCGAATTCCATCTCCTGCGTTGTTTCCACAAGGGTCCTTTCCCCCCGTTACGCCGTGTACTGGGCCGCCCTGTTCAATTTCCTGGCGGCCTTCATGGTCGGAGCCCCCGTCGCGAAGACCATCGGGACCGGCATCGTCAACCCCGTCATCATCGACAATACCCTGATTCTCTCGGCCCTGGGAGGGGCGATCGTCTGGAACCTCATCACCTGGTGGTTCGGTCTCCCCAGCAGTTCTTCCCATGCCCTGATCGGGGGGCTCATCGGCGCCGGCGTGGTGAAGGGAGGGGTGGCGTTCCTCGTCTGGGAGGGAATCATCAAGACGGCCAGCTTCATCGTTCTGTCGCCCACGATCGGACTGGTGCTGGGGTTCGTCTACATGGCCCTGGTCCTCAATCTGACCAGAAAATTTTCCGCCTCGCAGACGGACACGGTCTTCCGGAAGCTTCAGCTTGTCTCGGCGGCGGTCCACAGCCTCGGGCACGGAATGAACGACGCCCAGAAGACCATGGGCATCATCGCCATCGTTCTCTTCAGCGGCGGTTACCTGGGGACGACCTTCTACATTCCCTTCTGGATCGTCCTGCTGTGCAACTTTACGATCGCCCTGGGAACCATGGCGGGGGGGTGGAGAATCGTGAAGACCATGGGCACGCGGATCACCAAGCTGCGGCCCATCGGCGGATTCTCGGCGGAGACGGCCGCCGCGTCCTCCCTGATCGGCGCCACCATCTTCGGCATCCCCGTCAGCACCACCCATACGATCACGGGGGCCATCATGGGCGTCGGCGCCACGAGGCGTCTCTCGGCGGTGCGGTGGGGCGTCGCCGGAAACATCCTCTGGGCCTGGATCCTGACGATTCCGGTCTCCGCCCTGATCTCGGCGGCCTGTTTCCTGCTTCTGGACCAGATCTTCTGA
- the ptsP gene encoding phosphoenolpyruvate--protein phosphotransferase, giving the protein MDGPEGERIGFSIIEDVGRIISTSANADQTLQEVVRLVARKMGVDVCSIYLLERDRHCLTLVATVGLNPDAVGRVCMNIDEGLAGLVLEESAPLLVQNPTCHPRYKHFRDSGEERYCSFLGLPLIYHGEMLGVLVVQTERADTLKETDIPLFSTIASQIAGAAAYAVLLRNLKRTEEETAGLKERLEQAEKTRSERKERKKGPLRGIPVSPGFAEGYAFFYRETLGFSDVYFREIDNVPLEITRFEAALKEAENQIFHIFYDFQEELSPGDAAIFQAYLMYLRDGGLKKRVIDTIRKGYAAEYALKETILDYTKVFSRIEDPYLRERGHDIEVVGKRILDNLLGFNEEVHSFKKNTILVAANISPAELIRFRQENLKGIVLTKGGETSHVTILARSFEIPMVIGVPGVQNEVREDGLVIVDGTSGYVFPNPSRLVVREYQRMENEKIRRNERLDGLRTLPATTLDGFHVRMGANIGLLSDLDLVEKYGADHIGLYRTEFPFLSRARFPSEDEQAHLYRRILKGARGRQVTIRTLDVGGDKFLGYMDYPREDNPYLGWRSIRVSLELTDIFREQIRAILRASTSGPLQILFPMITSVTEVREILAILEQEKEILARQGIPFDADIPAGVLVEVPAAVEILENLLKYAAFVSIGTNDLIQYVLAVDRNNQKVAPLYNPMHPAVIATIARVAAVCRERGVPAEICGESAADPRLAYLYMGMGIDRLSMNAAAVPVVKDLLRKTTRSGAEETLREVLREEEATGIARLLEERIGPPAVQG; this is encoded by the coding sequence ATGGACGGTCCCGAGGGCGAACGAATCGGTTTTTCCATCATCGAGGACGTGGGGAGGATCATCTCCACGTCCGCCAACGCGGACCAGACCCTCCAGGAGGTGGTGCGCCTGGTGGCCCGGAAAATGGGGGTGGACGTCTGCTCCATCTACCTCCTGGAGCGGGACCGCCACTGCCTCACCCTCGTGGCCACGGTGGGCCTGAACCCCGATGCGGTGGGGCGGGTCTGCATGAACATCGACGAGGGGCTGGCAGGCCTTGTCCTCGAGGAGTCGGCCCCCCTGCTGGTGCAGAACCCCACCTGCCATCCCCGGTACAAGCACTTCCGGGACAGCGGGGAGGAGCGATACTGCTCTTTCCTGGGACTGCCGCTGATCTACCACGGTGAGATGCTGGGAGTCCTGGTGGTGCAGACGGAGCGGGCGGACACCCTCAAGGAGACGGACATCCCCCTTTTCTCCACCATCGCCTCCCAGATCGCCGGGGCCGCGGCCTATGCCGTCCTGCTCCGGAATCTCAAGCGGACGGAAGAGGAGACGGCGGGCCTCAAGGAGCGGCTGGAGCAGGCGGAAAAGACCCGGTCGGAAAGAAAAGAGCGGAAAAAAGGCCCCCTCCGGGGCATCCCCGTCTCACCCGGATTTGCAGAAGGATACGCCTTCTTCTACCGGGAGACCCTCGGCTTCTCGGACGTCTATTTCCGGGAGATCGACAACGTCCCGCTGGAGATCACGCGGTTCGAGGCGGCCCTCAAGGAGGCGGAGAACCAGATCTTCCACATCTTCTACGATTTCCAGGAGGAGCTGTCGCCCGGCGACGCGGCCATCTTCCAGGCCTACCTGATGTACCTCCGGGACGGAGGGCTCAAGAAGAGGGTCATCGACACCATCCGGAAGGGTTATGCAGCCGAATACGCCCTGAAGGAGACGATCCTGGACTACACGAAGGTGTTTTCCCGGATCGAGGATCCCTATCTCCGGGAGCGGGGACACGACATCGAGGTCGTGGGCAAGCGGATCCTGGACAACCTCCTGGGGTTCAACGAGGAGGTCCATTCGTTCAAGAAGAATACCATCCTCGTTGCCGCCAACATCTCGCCGGCCGAGCTGATCCGCTTCCGCCAGGAGAACCTCAAGGGCATTGTCCTGACGAAGGGCGGCGAGACCTCCCACGTCACGATCCTCGCCCGCTCCTTCGAGATCCCCATGGTAATCGGCGTCCCGGGCGTCCAGAACGAGGTCCGGGAGGACGGCCTCGTCATCGTCGACGGGACCTCCGGGTATGTCTTCCCGAATCCGAGCCGCCTTGTCGTCCGCGAGTACCAGCGGATGGAAAACGAAAAAATCCGGAGAAACGAGCGGCTCGACGGCCTCCGGACCCTCCCCGCGACAACCCTGGACGGCTTCCACGTCCGCATGGGGGCCAACATCGGACTCCTTTCGGACCTGGACCTGGTGGAGAAGTACGGCGCCGACCACATCGGCCTGTACCGGACGGAATTTCCCTTCCTGTCGCGGGCCCGCTTCCCCTCCGAGGACGAGCAGGCGCATCTGTACCGGCGGATCCTCAAGGGAGCCAGGGGAAGGCAGGTGACCATCCGGACTCTTGACGTGGGAGGCGACAAATTCCTGGGCTACATGGACTATCCGAGGGAGGACAATCCCTACCTGGGCTGGCGGTCCATCCGGGTCTCCCTGGAGCTGACGGACATCTTCCGGGAACAGATCCGGGCGATCCTTCGGGCCTCCACGTCGGGGCCGCTCCAGATCCTGTTTCCCATGATCACCTCCGTCACGGAGGTCCGGGAGATCCTCGCCATCCTGGAACAGGAGAAGGAGATTCTCGCCCGGCAGGGCATCCCCTTCGATGCGGACATCCCGGCGGGGGTCCTGGTGGAAGTCCCCGCGGCCGTGGAGATTCTCGAAAACCTTCTCAAGTACGCCGCCTTCGTCAGCATCGGCACGAACGACCTGATCCAGTACGTGCTGGCGGTGGACCGGAACAACCAGAAGGTGGCCCCCCTATACAATCCCATGCACCCGGCGGTGATCGCCACGATCGCCCGGGTGGCCGCGGTCTGCCGCGAACGGGGCGTCCCCGCGGAGATCTGCGGCGAGTCCGCCGCGGATCCCAGGCTGGCCTACCTTTACATGGGAATGGGAATCGACCGGCTGAGCATGAACGCCGCGGCGGTCCCCGTCGTCAAGGATCTGCTGCGGAAGACGACGCGGTCCGGGGCGGAGGAGACCCTCCGGGAGGTGCTCCGGGAAGAGGAGGCAACGGGCATCGCCCGCCTCCTGGAGGAGCGGATCGGCCCGCCGGCGGTGCAGGGATAG
- a CDS encoding GAF domain-containing protein — protein sequence MKDQTDRREQMETLRKNKEIARKYALIGETLPACGDEGKLFETLITAVRDAFEIPYVWLSLTDAPEARDLLEKLRGVPSLKDVLNVVRLETLQELLGNGTAPVLANDGLKPFYRLLPRRRKFFFKSIVIAPLILKGRAVGSLNSADPSPARYQPGMDTGLLEQLMAVVSRCLEEKQPDGTEAAPES from the coding sequence TTGAAAGACCAGACCGACCGGCGGGAACAGATGGAAACGCTCCGGAAAAACAAGGAGATCGCCAGGAAGTACGCCCTCATAGGGGAGACCCTCCCGGCCTGCGGGGACGAGGGGAAGCTCTTCGAGACCCTCATCACGGCGGTCCGGGATGCCTTCGAGATTCCCTACGTGTGGCTTTCCCTGACGGACGCCCCGGAGGCGCGGGACCTCCTGGAAAAACTCCGTGGCGTCCCGTCGCTCAAGGATGTGCTGAACGTCGTCCGCCTGGAAACGCTCCAGGAACTCCTGGGGAACGGGACGGCGCCCGTGCTGGCCAATGATGGGCTCAAGCCCTTCTACCGGCTTCTCCCCCGGCGGCGGAAATTTTTCTTCAAGTCTATCGTGATTGCCCCGCTGATCCTGAAGGGCCGGGCCGTCGGCAGCCTCAACTCCGCCGATCCCTCTCCCGCCAGATATCAGCCCGGAATGGACACGGGGCTCCTGGAGCAGTTGATGGCCGTCGTGTCCCGCTGCCTGGAAGAAAAACAGCCTGACGGAACGGAAGCCGCCCCGGAGTCCTGA
- the xth gene encoding exodeoxyribonuclease III has protein sequence MTLFRIATYNVNSIRSRLHILLPWIEANRPDVLCLQETKVDDARFPAGDFTALGYRAAFRGEKQYNGVAVLSLQEPRSVSFGLDDGGPRDEDRLIRADFGKLTVINAYVPQGRERETPHFAYKLEWFRRFRDGLERSLSPETPLAWVGDLNVAPEPIDVHDPKRLLGHVCFCPEVWEAFRGVTSWGLLDVFRKHHPGEPKQFSFFDYRMPKAAERGLGWRIDHILATAPLAAKSIRCDIDLGPRMAEKPSDHTVVMAEFEI, from the coding sequence ATGACCCTGTTCCGGATCGCCACCTACAACGTCAACTCCATCCGCTCCCGCCTCCACATCCTGCTTCCCTGGATCGAGGCGAACCGCCCCGACGTCCTGTGCCTCCAGGAGACCAAGGTGGACGACGCCCGGTTTCCCGCCGGCGACTTCACGGCCCTGGGCTACCGGGCCGCCTTCCGGGGCGAGAAGCAGTACAACGGCGTGGCGGTCTTGTCCCTCCAGGAACCGCGGAGCGTGTCCTTCGGCCTCGACGACGGGGGGCCCCGGGACGAGGACCGCCTGATCCGGGCCGACTTTGGTAAGCTCACGGTGATCAACGCCTATGTCCCCCAGGGGCGGGAGCGGGAGACGCCGCATTTTGCCTACAAGCTTGAATGGTTCCGGCGTTTCCGGGATGGCCTGGAGCGTAGCCTGTCGCCGGAGACGCCCCTTGCATGGGTCGGCGACCTGAACGTCGCGCCGGAGCCCATCGACGTCCACGACCCGAAGCGCCTCCTGGGGCACGTCTGCTTCTGCCCGGAGGTGTGGGAGGCCTTCCGGGGCGTCACCTCCTGGGGGCTCCTCGATGTTTTCCGGAAGCATCACCCCGGCGAGCCGAAGCAGTTCAGCTTCTTCGATTACCGGATGCCCAAGGCGGCGGAGCGGGGGCTGGGCTGGCGGATCGACCACATCCTGGCCACGGCGCCCCTGGCGGCGAAGTCGATCCGCTGCGACATCGACCTGGGGCCGAGGATGGCCGAGAAGCCGTCGGATCATACGGTGGTCATGGCGGAATTTGAAATCTGA